The genomic stretch TGCAGTATTACTTACCCTAATTTGTTTAATTTTAATTGTTATCGCTATTACCAAAGGAGATTGGAATGACTTTATTTTCCAATGGAAAAATAGCAAATTTATTCACATTATGACCTTAGATTTTTTATTCTTATGTCTATTATTTTCTGCTGTGATTGGTGATGATTTACAAAAAAGAAATATCGACAATCAAAAAGTATTTACCTCAATCATTTTGACTCCTTTAATTGGCACTTTATTATATATTTGTTTTCGTCCTTTATTAAGTGATCATAACAAGGATTTAGAGGGGTTGAATTATACTGTATAAATCAGGGAATTTGCTATAGTAAATTTTAATTCCTAACCTCTAAAACCTAACACTTTTAAATACTATTATTTAGGAAGAATAATTTAAGGTTGTTACATTAAAAAAACCACCCGTAAGAATGTAAACCTTTACCTAAAAGATTGACTCCTAAATAACAAACCCACACCACCACAAAGCCACTAGCGGCCAAAATCGCTGGTTTTCTTCCTTGCCAACCTTTGGTTATACGCGCGTGTAAATAAGCCGCAAATACTAACCATGTAATTAATGCCCATGTTTCTTTAGGATCCCAACTCCAATAAGACCCCCATGCTTCATTTGCCCATACAGCACCAGATATAATACCGATCGTAAGTAAAGGGAAACCTAAGCCGATGATACGATAACTAATATTATCGAGGGTATCGATTAAACTCAATCTTTCGGGAGAAAGAGAAATAACTTCTGTGGAGGGTTGAGTTAAAACGGCGGTGTTGCCCGATAAATTATCAATATCTAAATTGACAGATTCACTATTATAGTTGAGATTTAACTTTTTAACATTGCGGTAAGCTCCTGTACCAACAGAACTACCTCTTAATTGAATTTCCTTGCCTTGAGTAAGGATTAAAAATGCGATCGCAATTAAAGATCCTACCATCAAAGCTGAATAACTAAACATCATCACGCTAACGTGCATCATTAACCAATTAGATTTTAACGCAGGAACAAGAGGTTCGC from Geminocystis sp. NIES-3709 encodes the following:
- the ccsB gene encoding c-type cytochrome biogenesis protein CcsB; amino-acid sequence: MDLINLQNTLDNISFAVLFVTMLCYWVGTAFPNFTLLPKLGTMGMIISNLAIATLLIARWIEGGYFPLSNLYESLFFLTWGITAVHLIAENMSSSRLVGVVTAPVAMGITAFAALSLPSEMQHSEPLVPALKSNWLMMHVSVMMFSYSALMVGSLIAIAFLILTQGKEIQLRGSSVGTGAYRNVKKLNLNYNSESVNLDIDNLSGNTAVLTQPSTEVISLSPERLSLIDTLDNISYRIIGLGFPLLTIGIISGAVWANEAWGSYWSWDPKETWALITWLVFAAYLHARITKGWQGRKPAILAASGFVVVWVCYLGVNLLGKGLHSYGWFF